In one window of Phyllopteryx taeniolatus isolate TA_2022b chromosome 23, UOR_Ptae_1.2, whole genome shotgun sequence DNA:
- the LOC133472525 gene encoding uncharacterized protein LOC133472525 isoform X1: protein MRPEGSHTRGSLTGPPNLLGRPISVHHKLSTLPIGCPQCGFLPPSAAVRNIDAIAVQARWISILNSATLAFSKQLTLESSKEASKIARASRSAATVTTCKMADQVTADAKARVVQGGGDPGCWQLVLSECELQFGQYRGRTFKWLLSNDVGYACSILASHQKERDGGDTSQSPLARNKDGLASYAQLFPDMSLAVRNRMMLMGAPVVREMDDKLLEFGEYRHETYRFLYDSPGEEHRSYVAWMRKTKVFQGSRLHSFQQYILGRDRQAKYKAGEGEPSDQQLMEAAAEVESQLSEEPSAAASTSAASASGVGALARGQTAGTESTPGTKVGIATYYQSVVRLSQVLPKGWRQTLPETEHEWLAKALYVKGSRGKMVLTSELQLWWDPPKTPLYYTQPPTSSKAFFHHRFFLWAPYKMWGLKLACPHCRHRLTGGGLYRTVRRVLDLQDWYFMGTEYLECIGCRRKYSAWEEAIIQQMSMYQQLKFPAVLTYKLACDLKVVHMLKDRSLGNSVTSLRRKIQEGHTLEWLRHSLDYLSVLEQLGVPTGVLGCMRPVPRTVWFLAAFVRAVIPHLPENKARITSVFGSVLKMDSTKKMAKKLAGAAAGTAAWVTNVGNEHGQVLMSVLTVAEGEGLSCMASGLMRRYREAGQAPPQLLYVDRDCCCATGKGKVAAMFGDWKDLMVRLDVWHLMRRFARGVTTDAHILYGPFMARLSLAIFEWDAEDRNVLRRAKQAEQGADGGRPVTLSVRELARHCRRRTRGAEETARLIQEVLDHFWEAKDTMGMALLDQARTRHIWETQRQHMACIQDPPGIPIYTKVGEVTRGGIKLPIFKCARGSTSLECFHLHQCRFIPGTVANALHFQVYLLEGLTRWNEDRARAAVVGGQSTTLTRCYNSRLLSAFQKLTQKLLKRTVVENYTPPGEYTGELIGLDYLYAQTGAALHPDPGRDKKGEDDDPTAWMDKVAEEEEEEEQEEDDGAVDVEDPDEGDPEFMALSESMMECQDRDRDRDRDRDRTPAPPPPPDAHVEDDVLGPDGRTGYQHVCRLASALVELRLSPFVTQSQVANIRDLWLKLDSRDKAPLALPTRHKDRLSKGRFKTSARNRHSTGLDSAKRLAIGKGTEVAHFPSVSRLMEAIFIELCHIHAQGHSLAGIRMSRWGLVMRDFGRIKQICRSAQLLAAAPIQLVEVNHRTLSQWYNRRSKEELARGLCVVLPAPTADQVAAEALPPSKPLLEKAVQPSKGLEYHHPNDTSGLAVTHRGPVLPELFAARVSASSSSSSVSAAAAAAASASPYSATVSASSSSAAAVSASSSPAARIREHQIRPHMGFATPSVSTPPGSSGGPKRRNATQHKCKLCGNPKSKAFGHSRYRNEHFCSQSAGRSVEDWLAEKRRDEAQSKTQHQSLRHLLPQPPNDPPRAPNTQ, encoded by the exons ATGCGGCCCGAGGGAAGCCATACTCGGGGTTCGCTGACTGGTCCACCTAACTTACTAGGGCGGCCAATCAGCGTACACCATAAACTCTCTACACTCCCGATTGGCTGTCCCCAATGCGGGTTCCTCCCACCCTCCGCCGCCGTTCGTAATATAGACGCCATTGCCGTTCAAG cacGATGGATTTCCATCCTCAATTCCGCTACCCTGGCTTTCTCGAAACAGCTGACTCTGGAGTCTTCCAAGGAAGCCTCCAAGATAGCCCGAGCCTCTAG GTCTGCAGCCACGGTCACGACCTGCAAAATGGCGGATCAGGTGACGGCGGACGCCAAGGCTCGTGTGGTCCAGggtggaggagaccccgggtgCTGGCAGCTGGTGCTCAGCGAGTGTGAGCTCCAGTTTGGTCAGTACCGGGGCCGGACCTTCAAGTGGCTGCTGAGCAATGACGTGGGCTACGCCTGCTCCATCCTGGCCTCTCACCAGAAGGAGCGGGACGGCGGAGACACGTCACAGTCGCCCCTGGCTCGGAACAAAGACGGCCTGGCATCCTACGCGCAGCTGTTCCCGGACATGTCCCTGGCCGTCCGCAACCGCATGATGCTCATGGGCGCGCCGGTGGTCAGGGAGATGGATGACAAGCTGCTGGAGTTCGGGGAGTACCGCCACGAGACCTATCGCTTCCTGTACGACTCCCCCGGCGAGGAGCATCGATC ATACGTGGCATGGATGAGGAAGACCAAGGTGTTCCAGGGCTCGCGGCTGCACTCCTTCCAACAGTACATCCTGGGCCGAGACAGACAGGCCAAGTACAAAGCAG GAGAGGGTGAGCCGTCTGACCAGCAGCTAATGGAAGCCGCCGCAGAAGTGGAGTCTCAGC TGTCTGAGGAACCGTCAGCAGCCGCCTCAACCTCCGCCGCGTCCGCCTCTGGCGTAGGTGCACTCGCCAGAGGGCAGACAGCTGGCACAGAGTCGACCCCCGGCACAAAGGTAGGCATTGCAACTTATTACCAGAGTGTCGTCCGTCTGTCGCAGGTGCTGCCGAAGGGCTGGCGCCAAACTTTGCCGGAGACCGAGCACGAATGGCTGGCCAAAGCGCTCTACGTCAAAGGTTCCCGTGGGAAAATGGTCCTGACGTCGGAGCTGCAGCTATGGTGGGACCCCCCCAAAACGCCACTTTATTACACCCAGCCCCCCACCTCCTCCAAGGCCTTCTTCCACCACCGCTTCTTCCTCTGGGCGCCGTACAAGATGTGGGGGTTGAAGCTGGCCTGCCCCCACTGCCGGCACCGGCTGACCGGAGGCGGGCTGTACCGGACCGTGCGGCGGGTGCTGGACCTCCAAGATTGGTACTTCATGGGCACCGAGTACCTGGAGTGCATCGGCTGCCGCCGGAAGTACTCGGCCTGGGAAGAAGCCATCATCCAGCAGATGAGCATGTACCAGCAGCTGAAGTTCCCGGCCGTCCTCACGTACAA GTTGGCCTGCGACTTGAAGGTGGTGCACATGCTGAAGGACCGCTCGTTGGGCAACTCCGTCACCAGCCTGCGACGGAAAATCCAGGAGGGGCACACCTTGGAGTGGCTGAGGCACAGTTTGGATTACCTCTCCGTGCTGGAGCAGCTGGGTGTTCCCACCGGCGTTCTAGGGTGCATGCGCCCTGTGCCCCGCACAGTCTGGTTTCTGGCCGCCTTCGTGAGAGCGGTGATTCCACACCTTCCCGAGAACAAGGCCCGCATCACGTCGGTCTTCGGGAGCGTGCTGAAGATGGACTCCACCAAGAAG ATGGCCAAGAAGCTTGCGGGGGCGGCCGCCGGAACCGCCGCCTGGGTCACCAACGTGGGCAACGAGCACGGGCAGGTGCTCATGTCCGTGCTCACTGTCGCCGAGGGCGAAGGGCTGTCGTGCATGGCGAGCGGACTGATGCGGCGGTACAGGGAGGCGGGACAGGCCCCGCCTCAGCTTCTGTACGTGGACCGCGACTGCTGCTGCGCCACCGGGAAGGGCAAG GTCGCGGCCATGTTCGGCGATTGGAAGGATCTGATGGTGCGGCTGGACGTGTGGCACCTCATGCGGCGCTTCGCCAGGGGGGTGACCACAGACGCCCACATCCTCTACGGTCCCTTCATGGCCAGGCTGTCCCTGGCCATCTTCGAGTGGGACGCCGAGGACAGGAACGTGCTGAGACGGGCCAAGCAGGCCGAGCAGGGCGCGGACGGCGGCCGACCGGTCACTCTTTCGGTCAGGGAGCTGGCCCGACACTGCCGTCGCCGCACCAGAGGGGCCGAGGAGACGGCGCGGCTCATCCAGGAGGTGCTGGACCACTTCTGGGAGGCCAAGGATACCATGGGCATGGCTCTCCTCGACCAGGCCAGGACTCGGCACATCTGGGAAACGCAGCGCCAGCACATGGCCTGCATCCAGGACCCGCCCGGCATCCCCATATACACCAAGGTGGGGGAGGTGACGAGAGGTGGCATCAAGCTTCCCATATTTAAGTGCGCGCGAGGCTCCACTTCCCTGGAGTGCTTCCACCTCCACCAGTGCCGCTTCATTCCAG GCACCGTGGCCAACGCCCTCCACTTCCAGGTCTACCTGCTGGAGGGCTTGACCCGGTGGAACGAGGACCGAGCCAGGGCAGCCGTGGTGGGGGGCCAGTCGACGACCTTGACACGCTGCTACAACTCCCGCCTGCTCAGCGCTTTCCAAAAGCTGACGCAGAAGCTGCTGAAACGCACGGTGGTGGAAAACTACACCCCGCCGGGGGAGTACACCG GGGAGCTCATCGGCTTGGACTACCTGTACGCCCAGACCGGCGCCGCGCTCCATCCGGACCCCGGTCGTGACAAGAAGGGAGAGGATGACGACCCGACTGCTTGGATGGACAAGGTggcggaggaagaggaggaggaggagcaggaggaggacgaCGGGGCGGTCGACGTGGAAGATCCGGACGAAGGAGACCCGGAGTTCATGGCCTTGTCTGAGTCCATGATGGAGTgccaggacagggacagggacagggacagggacagggacaggaCGCCTGCGCCCCCACCACCTCCAGACGCCCACGTAGAGGAT GACGTCCTCGGACCGGACGGACGCACAGGCTACCAGCACGTCTGCCGCCTGGCGTCGGCGCTGGTGGAGCTGCGTCTGAGTCCCTTTGTCACTCAGTCGCAGGTGGCCAACATCAGGGATCTGTGGCTGAAGCTGGACTCCAGGGACAAGGCCCCCCTTGCCCTTCCCACGCGGCACAAGGACAGGTTGTCCAAGGGCCGCTTCAAGACCTCGGCCAGAAATCGCCACTCGACGGGCCTGGACAGTGCCAAACG TCTCGCCATCGGAAAGGGCACGGAGGTGGCGCACTTCCCGAGTGTGAGCAGGTTGATGGAGGCCATTTTCATCGAGCTGTGCCACATCCACGCTCAGGGGCACAGCCTGGCCGGAATCCGGATGAGCCGATGGGGGCTAGTGATGCGTGACTTCGGGCGCATCAAACAGATCTGCAGGTCTGCGCAGCTGCTGGCCGCCGCTCCCATCCAGCTGGTGGAGGTCAATCACCGGACCCTTTCACAGTG gtACAACCGGAGAAGCAAGGAGGAACTGGCCAGGGGCCTGTGCGTAGTGCTTCCGGCGCCCACCGCAGACCAGGTCGCAGCAGAGGCACTCCCACCGTCCAAGCCTTTACTGGAGAAGGCGGTGCAGcccagtaaaggcctggaataCCACCACCCGAACGACACCTCTGGTCTGGCAGTCACTCACAGAGGGCCTGTCCTGCCAGAGCTTTTTGCAGCGCGTGTGTCcgcttcatcctcctcctcctccgtctccgccgccgctgctgctgctgcatccGCTTCGCCCTACTCCGCCACTGTCTCCGCTTCGTCCTCCTCCGCTGCTGCCGTGTCCGCTTCGTCCTCCCCTGCTGCTCGCATACGGGAGCATCAGATACGGCCGCATATGGGCTTCGCCACTCCAAGTGTCAGCACCCCCCCTGGCAGCAGTGGTGGTCCCAAAAGGAGAAATGCGACTCAACATAAATGCAAGCTTTGTGGAAACCCCAAGTCAAAAGCATTTGGCCACAGCCGTTACAGGAACGAGCACTTTTGCTCTCAGTCGGCAGGGCGTTCGGTGGAAGACTGGCTCGCTGAGAAGAGGAGGGACGAGGCACAATCAAAG ACCCAACATCAGTCCTTACGCCATCTGCTGCCTCAACCTCCCAACGATCCCCCCCGCGCCCCCAACACCCAATAG
- the LOC133472525 gene encoding uncharacterized protein LOC133472525 isoform X2: MEAAAEVESQLSEEPSAAASTSAASASGVGALARGQTAGTESTPGTKVGIATYYQSVVRLSQVLPKGWRQTLPETEHEWLAKALYVKGSRGKMVLTSELQLWWDPPKTPLYYTQPPTSSKAFFHHRFFLWAPYKMWGLKLACPHCRHRLTGGGLYRTVRRVLDLQDWYFMGTEYLECIGCRRKYSAWEEAIIQQMSMYQQLKFPAVLTYKLACDLKVVHMLKDRSLGNSVTSLRRKIQEGHTLEWLRHSLDYLSVLEQLGVPTGVLGCMRPVPRTVWFLAAFVRAVIPHLPENKARITSVFGSVLKMDSTKKMAKKLAGAAAGTAAWVTNVGNEHGQVLMSVLTVAEGEGLSCMASGLMRRYREAGQAPPQLLYVDRDCCCATGKGKVAAMFGDWKDLMVRLDVWHLMRRFARGVTTDAHILYGPFMARLSLAIFEWDAEDRNVLRRAKQAEQGADGGRPVTLSVRELARHCRRRTRGAEETARLIQEVLDHFWEAKDTMGMALLDQARTRHIWETQRQHMACIQDPPGIPIYTKVGEVTRGGIKLPIFKCARGSTSLECFHLHQCRFIPGTVANALHFQVYLLEGLTRWNEDRARAAVVGGQSTTLTRCYNSRLLSAFQKLTQKLLKRTVVENYTPPGEYTGELIGLDYLYAQTGAALHPDPGRDKKGEDDDPTAWMDKVAEEEEEEEQEEDDGAVDVEDPDEGDPEFMALSESMMECQDRDRDRDRDRDRTPAPPPPPDAHVEDDVLGPDGRTGYQHVCRLASALVELRLSPFVTQSQVANIRDLWLKLDSRDKAPLALPTRHKDRLSKGRFKTSARNRHSTGLDSAKRLAIGKGTEVAHFPSVSRLMEAIFIELCHIHAQGHSLAGIRMSRWGLVMRDFGRIKQICRSAQLLAAAPIQLVEVNHRTLSQWYNRRSKEELARGLCVVLPAPTADQVAAEALPPSKPLLEKAVQPSKGLEYHHPNDTSGLAVTHRGPVLPELFAARVSASSSSSSVSAAAAAAASASPYSATVSASSSSAAAVSASSSPAARIREHQIRPHMGFATPSVSTPPGSSGGPKRRNATQHKCKLCGNPKSKAFGHSRYRNEHFCSQSAGRSVEDWLAEKRRDEAQSKTQHQSLRHLLPQPPNDPPRAPNTQ, from the exons ATGGAAGCCGCCGCAGAAGTGGAGTCTCAGC TGTCTGAGGAACCGTCAGCAGCCGCCTCAACCTCCGCCGCGTCCGCCTCTGGCGTAGGTGCACTCGCCAGAGGGCAGACAGCTGGCACAGAGTCGACCCCCGGCACAAAGGTAGGCATTGCAACTTATTACCAGAGTGTCGTCCGTCTGTCGCAGGTGCTGCCGAAGGGCTGGCGCCAAACTTTGCCGGAGACCGAGCACGAATGGCTGGCCAAAGCGCTCTACGTCAAAGGTTCCCGTGGGAAAATGGTCCTGACGTCGGAGCTGCAGCTATGGTGGGACCCCCCCAAAACGCCACTTTATTACACCCAGCCCCCCACCTCCTCCAAGGCCTTCTTCCACCACCGCTTCTTCCTCTGGGCGCCGTACAAGATGTGGGGGTTGAAGCTGGCCTGCCCCCACTGCCGGCACCGGCTGACCGGAGGCGGGCTGTACCGGACCGTGCGGCGGGTGCTGGACCTCCAAGATTGGTACTTCATGGGCACCGAGTACCTGGAGTGCATCGGCTGCCGCCGGAAGTACTCGGCCTGGGAAGAAGCCATCATCCAGCAGATGAGCATGTACCAGCAGCTGAAGTTCCCGGCCGTCCTCACGTACAA GTTGGCCTGCGACTTGAAGGTGGTGCACATGCTGAAGGACCGCTCGTTGGGCAACTCCGTCACCAGCCTGCGACGGAAAATCCAGGAGGGGCACACCTTGGAGTGGCTGAGGCACAGTTTGGATTACCTCTCCGTGCTGGAGCAGCTGGGTGTTCCCACCGGCGTTCTAGGGTGCATGCGCCCTGTGCCCCGCACAGTCTGGTTTCTGGCCGCCTTCGTGAGAGCGGTGATTCCACACCTTCCCGAGAACAAGGCCCGCATCACGTCGGTCTTCGGGAGCGTGCTGAAGATGGACTCCACCAAGAAG ATGGCCAAGAAGCTTGCGGGGGCGGCCGCCGGAACCGCCGCCTGGGTCACCAACGTGGGCAACGAGCACGGGCAGGTGCTCATGTCCGTGCTCACTGTCGCCGAGGGCGAAGGGCTGTCGTGCATGGCGAGCGGACTGATGCGGCGGTACAGGGAGGCGGGACAGGCCCCGCCTCAGCTTCTGTACGTGGACCGCGACTGCTGCTGCGCCACCGGGAAGGGCAAG GTCGCGGCCATGTTCGGCGATTGGAAGGATCTGATGGTGCGGCTGGACGTGTGGCACCTCATGCGGCGCTTCGCCAGGGGGGTGACCACAGACGCCCACATCCTCTACGGTCCCTTCATGGCCAGGCTGTCCCTGGCCATCTTCGAGTGGGACGCCGAGGACAGGAACGTGCTGAGACGGGCCAAGCAGGCCGAGCAGGGCGCGGACGGCGGCCGACCGGTCACTCTTTCGGTCAGGGAGCTGGCCCGACACTGCCGTCGCCGCACCAGAGGGGCCGAGGAGACGGCGCGGCTCATCCAGGAGGTGCTGGACCACTTCTGGGAGGCCAAGGATACCATGGGCATGGCTCTCCTCGACCAGGCCAGGACTCGGCACATCTGGGAAACGCAGCGCCAGCACATGGCCTGCATCCAGGACCCGCCCGGCATCCCCATATACACCAAGGTGGGGGAGGTGACGAGAGGTGGCATCAAGCTTCCCATATTTAAGTGCGCGCGAGGCTCCACTTCCCTGGAGTGCTTCCACCTCCACCAGTGCCGCTTCATTCCAG GCACCGTGGCCAACGCCCTCCACTTCCAGGTCTACCTGCTGGAGGGCTTGACCCGGTGGAACGAGGACCGAGCCAGGGCAGCCGTGGTGGGGGGCCAGTCGACGACCTTGACACGCTGCTACAACTCCCGCCTGCTCAGCGCTTTCCAAAAGCTGACGCAGAAGCTGCTGAAACGCACGGTGGTGGAAAACTACACCCCGCCGGGGGAGTACACCG GGGAGCTCATCGGCTTGGACTACCTGTACGCCCAGACCGGCGCCGCGCTCCATCCGGACCCCGGTCGTGACAAGAAGGGAGAGGATGACGACCCGACTGCTTGGATGGACAAGGTggcggaggaagaggaggaggaggagcaggaggaggacgaCGGGGCGGTCGACGTGGAAGATCCGGACGAAGGAGACCCGGAGTTCATGGCCTTGTCTGAGTCCATGATGGAGTgccaggacagggacagggacagggacagggacagggacaggaCGCCTGCGCCCCCACCACCTCCAGACGCCCACGTAGAGGAT GACGTCCTCGGACCGGACGGACGCACAGGCTACCAGCACGTCTGCCGCCTGGCGTCGGCGCTGGTGGAGCTGCGTCTGAGTCCCTTTGTCACTCAGTCGCAGGTGGCCAACATCAGGGATCTGTGGCTGAAGCTGGACTCCAGGGACAAGGCCCCCCTTGCCCTTCCCACGCGGCACAAGGACAGGTTGTCCAAGGGCCGCTTCAAGACCTCGGCCAGAAATCGCCACTCGACGGGCCTGGACAGTGCCAAACG TCTCGCCATCGGAAAGGGCACGGAGGTGGCGCACTTCCCGAGTGTGAGCAGGTTGATGGAGGCCATTTTCATCGAGCTGTGCCACATCCACGCTCAGGGGCACAGCCTGGCCGGAATCCGGATGAGCCGATGGGGGCTAGTGATGCGTGACTTCGGGCGCATCAAACAGATCTGCAGGTCTGCGCAGCTGCTGGCCGCCGCTCCCATCCAGCTGGTGGAGGTCAATCACCGGACCCTTTCACAGTG gtACAACCGGAGAAGCAAGGAGGAACTGGCCAGGGGCCTGTGCGTAGTGCTTCCGGCGCCCACCGCAGACCAGGTCGCAGCAGAGGCACTCCCACCGTCCAAGCCTTTACTGGAGAAGGCGGTGCAGcccagtaaaggcctggaataCCACCACCCGAACGACACCTCTGGTCTGGCAGTCACTCACAGAGGGCCTGTCCTGCCAGAGCTTTTTGCAGCGCGTGTGTCcgcttcatcctcctcctcctccgtctccgccgccgctgctgctgctgcatccGCTTCGCCCTACTCCGCCACTGTCTCCGCTTCGTCCTCCTCCGCTGCTGCCGTGTCCGCTTCGTCCTCCCCTGCTGCTCGCATACGGGAGCATCAGATACGGCCGCATATGGGCTTCGCCACTCCAAGTGTCAGCACCCCCCCTGGCAGCAGTGGTGGTCCCAAAAGGAGAAATGCGACTCAACATAAATGCAAGCTTTGTGGAAACCCCAAGTCAAAAGCATTTGGCCACAGCCGTTACAGGAACGAGCACTTTTGCTCTCAGTCGGCAGGGCGTTCGGTGGAAGACTGGCTCGCTGAGAAGAGGAGGGACGAGGCACAATCAAAG ACCCAACATCAGTCCTTACGCCATCTGCTGCCTCAACCTCCCAACGATCCCCCCCGCGCCCCCAACACCCAATAG
- the LOC133472586 gene encoding uncharacterized protein LOC133472586 has protein sequence MAHPHWLRHLISGYVVISATMVLVLFLWYMGRPTLNDRTHFFDGKSPTNWTNMTNPIIKKIESLTRVKRGTTDDQVCGHGLQTRQKGLIFCAPQNQAALIIIPYAALTNDAQENGQNWGYRYDWYATIGFKWEDLIGETGYDWSSWSKRTAKEHRKKFNLSKTVHSLILKYESNHPMCLTVSLWAYSGGKDPHFQVALCYRNHVEPEMPLETSNKGGYILTVNKITTDDWFLVVTGVSGQNNNWLLLVEQAANVTRKDCVVCMGPRPLLRIVPAQLSQDCIIPFMNATVPTKRCKSWDPIYPVTEADKHKPMFSTLVAPNNFTCINMINKGKKIRTTERHTV, from the coding sequence atggcacacccacattggttacgacatttgataagtggatacgtagtaatttcggctactatggtgttggttttgtttttgtggtacatgggacgtcccaccctaaatgatagaacccatttttttgatggaaaatcacctaccaactggaccaatatgacaaacccaataataaaaaaaattgaatcattaactcgtgtcaaaaggggtacaactgatgatcaagtttgtgggcatggcctccaaacacggcaaaagggtttaatattttgtgccccccaaaatcaagctgctttaatcataattccatatgcggctctcacaaatgacgctcaagagaatgggcaaaattggggatatagatatgactggtatgcaactataggctttaaatgggaagaccttattggtgaaacaggttatgattggtccagttggtcaaaaagaacagcaaaagaacatagaaagaaatttaacctaagcaaaacggtccatagtttaatattgaaatacgaatcaaatcacccaatgtgtttgacggtgagcttgtgggcatattctggtggaaaagatccccacttccaagtagcattgtgttataggaaccatgttgaaccagaaatgccattagaaacttcaaataaaggtggatacattttaacgGTTAACaaaataactactgatgattggttccttgttgtcacaggagtttcaggacaaaataataattggttactattggtggaacaagcagcaaatgtaacgagaaaagattgtgtagtttgcatgggtcccaggcctttgttgcgcatagttccggcacaattatcacaagattgtattattccattcatgaacgctactgtaccaactaagaggtgtaaatcatgggatcctatatatcccgtaacagaagcagataaacacaaaccaatgttttctactttagtagcaccaaataatttcacttgtataaacatgattaataaagggaaaaaaattaggaccactgaacgacacacagtgtaa